From the Martelella mediterranea DSM 17316 genome, one window contains:
- a CDS encoding retropepsin-like aspartic protease family protein, whose product MRLFWILIAIVSVGMILLMVTGTSGTTLGVNSDDFARTLWLAPILLLVSAGVLQSRRNLGFVFQSLLIWAAVLLVVAAAYIFRDDFRDVGARLFSGLIPGMAMETTMSDGREQVILHKRLDGHFAADVEIDGETITMLVDSGASRVTLTARDAARIGFEGSDLSYTAMVTTANGTAMAAPITLDEVSIGPITRRNVKAMVATEGRLAESLLGMSFLSTLTSVDMRSDELRLTE is encoded by the coding sequence TTGCGCCTTTTCTGGATTTTGATCGCCATCGTCTCGGTCGGCATGATCCTCCTCATGGTGACGGGCACCAGCGGCACCACGCTTGGCGTCAACAGCGATGACTTTGCCCGCACCCTCTGGCTCGCGCCAATCCTGCTGCTGGTCTCGGCGGGCGTGCTGCAGAGCCGCCGCAATCTCGGCTTCGTGTTCCAGTCGCTGCTGATCTGGGCGGCGGTGCTACTCGTGGTGGCGGCAGCCTACATCTTCCGCGACGATTTCCGCGATGTCGGCGCGCGGCTCTTCAGCGGGCTGATCCCCGGCATGGCGATGGAGACGACAATGTCCGATGGCCGCGAACAGGTGATTCTCCACAAGCGCCTGGACGGCCATTTCGCCGCCGATGTCGAGATCGATGGAGAGACGATCACGATGCTGGTTGATTCGGGCGCAAGCCGCGTCACGCTGACGGCGCGCGACGCCGCCCGCATCGGGTTTGAAGGCTCCGATCTCAGCTATACCGCGATGGTAACGACCGCCAACGGCACGGCGATGGCCGCGCCCATAACACTCGATGAGGTTTCGATCGGCCCGATCACGCGGCGCAATGTCAAGGCCATGGTGGCGACGGAGGGCCGGCTTGCCGAAAGCCTGCTCGGCATGAGCTTTCTCTCCACGCTGACCTCGGTCGACATGCGCTCGGACGAGTTACGCCTGACCGAATAA
- a CDS encoding GNAT family N-acetyltransferase, with translation MPHDIAAIPVIETERLLLRPLVFADWPAYFAFLASDRARYMGGPHSEETAWSFFCNDVAQWTLFSHGALMFEDRQTGETMGQVALCKGPLFPELELGWFVYDGAEGKGYALEAASALRDWGFATLGVSECVSYVDPDNARSIRLAERLGARLDPEAQAPHPANLVYRHERQAPQKNTT, from the coding sequence ATGCCGCATGACATTGCCGCGATCCCGGTGATCGAAACCGAACGGCTGCTTCTGCGCCCGCTCGTCTTTGCCGACTGGCCCGCCTATTTCGCCTTTCTCGCCTCCGATCGCGCCCGCTACATGGGCGGACCGCACAGCGAGGAAACGGCGTGGTCGTTCTTCTGCAACGATGTCGCTCAGTGGACGCTCTTCAGCCATGGCGCGCTGATGTTCGAAGACCGCCAGACGGGCGAAACGATGGGACAGGTGGCGCTCTGCAAGGGGCCGCTTTTTCCCGAACTGGAACTCGGCTGGTTCGTCTATGACGGCGCGGAGGGCAAAGGATATGCGCTCGAGGCGGCGTCAGCGCTGCGCGACTGGGGTTTTGCAACGCTCGGCGTGAGCGAATGCGTCAGCTATGTCGATCCGGACAACGCCCGCTCGATCCGCCTTGCCGAACGGCTCGGCGCACGGCTCGATCCGGAAGCCCAAGCCCCGCACCCGGCGAACCTCGTCTACCGGCATGAGCGCCAAGCGCCTCAGAAGAACACCACATAG
- a CDS encoding glycosyltransferase family 25 protein, with the protein MISLRQHAERREHLAGALNAVGLRAEWIEAVDGRTVALDEIVRRGSYPRAGSHALTPTQYGCYLSHVKCWQAFLESGAPLVAIFEDDVHLAEDIGVFLEQAESWFPEDADVVKLETCLQPVRLESQPVDTVFGRELFRLRSRHLGSAAYVLSRKGARKLLENSDKLAMGVDAVMFNPRPRLKHEMINYQIDPAICIQDDIAYRCGLPRLGYCSNNPVPRSRKSCGTNAVEYARYVVRDGLRRLRLCLRYRIGGYRKRVIDFRQRPASSCKRPSPRYKTAMQSRSIP; encoded by the coding sequence GTGATCAGTCTTCGACAGCATGCCGAAAGGCGTGAGCATCTCGCAGGCGCGCTCAATGCAGTCGGCCTGCGTGCCGAATGGATCGAGGCCGTTGACGGCCGCACGGTCGCGCTTGACGAGATCGTCAGGCGCGGCAGCTATCCAAGAGCCGGAAGCCACGCTCTGACGCCAACCCAGTACGGCTGCTATCTCAGCCATGTCAAATGCTGGCAGGCATTTCTGGAAAGCGGGGCGCCGCTCGTCGCGATCTTCGAGGACGATGTCCATCTCGCCGAGGATATCGGCGTTTTTCTGGAACAGGCGGAAAGCTGGTTCCCCGAGGATGCGGATGTCGTCAAGCTGGAAACCTGCCTTCAGCCCGTGCGCCTTGAAAGCCAGCCCGTGGATACGGTTTTCGGGCGCGAGCTCTTTCGTCTGCGATCCCGGCACTTGGGGTCGGCCGCCTATGTTCTCAGCCGAAAGGGCGCCCGCAAGCTGCTGGAAAACAGCGATAAACTCGCAATGGGCGTCGACGCGGTGATGTTCAATCCGCGGCCCCGGCTGAAGCATGAGATGATCAACTACCAGATCGATCCCGCGATCTGCATTCAGGACGATATCGCCTATCGCTGCGGCCTGCCCCGCCTGGGTTATTGCTCGAACAACCCGGTTCCGAGAAGCCGGAAATCCTGTGGAACAAATGCCGTCGAATACGCTCGCTATGTGGTGCGTGACGGTCTGCGCCGCCTGCGCCTGTGCCTCAGATACAGGATCGGCGGTTACCGCAAGCGCGTTATCGACTTTCGCCAACGCCCTGCTTCATCTTGCAAGCGACCGAGCCCGCGCTATAAAACTGCTATGCAATCGCGGAGCATTCCGTGA
- a CDS encoding diacylglycerol kinase translates to MAPIEKKKGFRHLLAAGGYSFQGFMRLLKEEAFRHELIGFVVGLVLFFLVGASAVQFMIFVILMLCLFGVEALNTAVEEIIDRVSPELSVEGRHAKDLGSFATFCLISSNFIYAVYVVFF, encoded by the coding sequence ATGGCCCCGATCGAGAAGAAGAAGGGATTCCGCCATCTGCTCGCGGCTGGCGGCTATTCGTTCCAGGGCTTCATGCGGTTGCTGAAGGAAGAGGCCTTCCGCCACGAACTGATCGGCTTCGTGGTCGGTCTCGTGTTGTTCTTCCTTGTCGGCGCGAGCGCGGTTCAGTTCATGATCTTCGTGATCCTGATGCTGTGCCTGTTCGGCGTGGAAGCGCTCAATACCGCCGTCGAGGAGATCATCGACCGGGTGTCGCCGGAACTCTCCGTGGAAGGCCGGCATGCCAAGGACCTCGGCTCGTTCGCGACCTTCTGCCTGATCAGCAGCAATTTTATCTACGCCGTCTATGTGGTGTTCTTCTGA
- the cobS gene encoding adenosylcobinamide-GDP ribazoletransferase produces the protein MKMPFFITDLTSALSFLTRLRVPDLLMAEMPAGARAAWAYPLAGAIATILPAIALAGFVWLGASPLLAALIAVLISIMICGGLHEDGLADAADGLFGGRDRETALAIMKDSHCGVFGVTAIVLSLLLRAAALAALVPHYGATAAALLFIAGATAGRGSLVLQWTILPAARTDGAAATLGRPGVRTTASAEAIALLLCVALAIAANAFVQVVAALAFAGIASLLFSAFVRKRIAGHTGDTLGAAAQISEIVFLATLVIAT, from the coding sequence ATGAAGATGCCATTCTTCATTACCGACTTGACGAGCGCCCTTAGCTTCCTGACACGTCTCAGAGTGCCTGACCTGCTGATGGCCGAGATGCCGGCGGGCGCCCGCGCTGCCTGGGCGTACCCGCTTGCCGGCGCGATTGCAACCATCCTGCCCGCCATCGCACTGGCCGGGTTCGTCTGGCTCGGCGCTTCGCCGCTGCTTGCCGCGCTCATAGCCGTGCTGATCTCGATCATGATCTGCGGCGGGCTCCACGAAGACGGGTTGGCCGACGCCGCCGACGGGCTTTTCGGCGGGCGCGACCGCGAGACGGCACTGGCGATCATGAAGGACAGCCATTGCGGCGTTTTCGGCGTCACCGCGATCGTTCTGTCGCTGCTGTTGCGGGCGGCGGCGCTCGCGGCGCTCGTTCCGCATTACGGTGCGACGGCTGCGGCGCTGCTGTTCATTGCGGGGGCCACCGCCGGTCGCGGAAGCCTTGTGCTGCAGTGGACAATATTGCCCGCAGCGCGCACGGATGGCGCAGCCGCGACGCTCGGACGTCCCGGCGTCCGGACCACGGCGTCCGCAGAGGCGATTGCCCTGCTTTTGTGCGTCGCCCTCGCCATCGCGGCGAATGCATTCGTCCAGGTGGTGGCAGCCCTTGCCTTTGCCGGCATCGCATCACTGCTGTTTTCCGCCTTCGTCAGAAAGAGGATCGCCGGCCATACCGGAGACACGCTGGGCGCTGCCGCGCAGATCAGCGAGATCGTTTTCCTCGCGACCCTTGTTATCGCCACCTGA
- a CDS encoding glycosyltransferase family 25 protein translates to MLTFVINLDRDKARLKRVEALLSERDVAFTRVPAVDARSLSPDEIAAACAYPTPVSIRLQPGEIACYLSHIKAWRLLLDSDEDCAAIFEDDIDLSCDAAEVLSAIADWMPEEADAVKLETSLKPIEIGRAPEAAIGDREIRRLAGCHIGTAGYVITRKGAARMLAESKKLRMAVDTTLFDPRGGVAETLSLFQLSPALCIQTRLQTSAEPASASNISERASHKSYGATPGERLANRIRDRLAYACRKLRNFASGARPRVIDFEP, encoded by the coding sequence GTGCTCACATTCGTCATCAATCTTGACCGCGATAAAGCAAGGCTGAAGCGTGTGGAAGCGCTTCTTTCCGAACGGGATGTTGCCTTCACCCGGGTCCCGGCGGTTGACGCCCGGTCGCTTTCTCCAGACGAGATCGCGGCGGCCTGCGCTTATCCAACGCCGGTCAGCATCCGGCTGCAACCCGGTGAGATCGCCTGCTATCTCAGCCATATCAAGGCCTGGCGCCTGCTGCTCGACAGCGACGAGGATTGCGCCGCGATTTTCGAGGATGATATCGACCTGAGCTGCGACGCAGCCGAGGTTCTTTCCGCGATAGCAGACTGGATGCCGGAAGAGGCAGACGCCGTCAAACTGGAAACCAGCCTGAAGCCGATAGAGATTGGACGGGCACCAGAAGCCGCCATCGGCGACCGCGAGATCCGGCGGCTTGCCGGCTGCCATATCGGCACCGCGGGTTATGTGATCACGCGCAAGGGCGCTGCCCGCATGCTGGCGGAAAGCAAAAAGCTTCGCATGGCGGTGGACACCACGCTGTTCGACCCGCGCGGCGGCGTCGCCGAAACGCTGTCGCTGTTCCAACTCTCGCCCGCGCTCTGCATCCAGACTCGGTTGCAGACCAGCGCAGAGCCTGCAAGCGCGAGCAATATTTCAGAAAGAGCCAGCCATAAATCCTATGGCGCGACGCCGGGCGAAAGACTGGCAAACAGGATCAGGGACAGACTGGCCTATGCCTGCCGAAAGCTGCGCAATTTCGCGAGCGGCGCGCGCCCAAGGGTGATCGATTTCGAGCCATAA
- a CDS encoding outer membrane protein encodes MKKLSASLLAVYGASCFPAFAADLALRPPIQPVAYQEVYVEEEPLWNGPYAGLGGGYGWTGGRGTISGAGSRGLNYNGAIANLFAGYNKQLDNNIVVGIEGDAEYSWGKREVPTGLGFNGEIGSDWSGTLRGRLGYSFGNALVYVTGGAAVANAYIRALDVSVSDTIYGYTVGAGLDYAVTDSIFTRLEYRYTGYPDQKVVEDLASAAGATAKFKMHTHAVMAGLGVKF; translated from the coding sequence ATGAAAAAACTGTCTGCGTCACTTCTCGCCGTTTACGGCGCATCATGCTTTCCGGCATTTGCCGCCGATCTGGCGCTGCGCCCGCCAATTCAGCCGGTGGCCTATCAGGAAGTCTATGTCGAGGAAGAGCCGCTTTGGAATGGTCCCTATGCGGGCCTCGGCGGCGGCTATGGCTGGACCGGCGGTCGCGGCACGATCAGCGGCGCAGGGTCGCGCGGGCTGAACTATAATGGCGCGATTGCCAATCTGTTTGCCGGTTACAACAAGCAGCTCGACAACAACATCGTCGTGGGTATTGAGGGCGATGCCGAATATAGCTGGGGCAAGCGTGAGGTTCCGACCGGCCTCGGCTTCAACGGCGAGATCGGCTCCGACTGGAGCGGCACGCTCCGTGGCCGGCTGGGGTATTCCTTCGGCAATGCACTGGTCTATGTCACCGGGGGTGCTGCGGTCGCAAACGCCTATATCCGCGCACTGGACGTCAGCGTCAGCGATACGATCTACGGCTATACGGTCGGCGCGGGCCTCGACTACGCCGTCACCGACAGCATCTTCACGCGACTGGAATATCGCTATACCGGCTATCCGGATCAGAAGGTCGTCGAGGATCTGGCCTCCGCCGCCGGCGCCACGGCCAAGTTCAAGATGCATACCCACGCGGTGATGGCCGGTCTCGGCGTGAAATTCTGA
- a CDS encoding sensor histidine kinase, translating into MTNRAELIASPRDEADTAGEFRAALQSLEKSAPAIAIMLALAGFGFLYLGRDLIFAVWALAALILHGVAFLTIRQAARAGEDTASVRKWNARVIGAYWLAGGAWALLSVLECGACGGAALPFFKASMVIVALSMMALGAVALPRSAWHVFLPAVMAFGLVAYQSREPFDIGLAAVLAIVMLFIAYFNHHIAASEMALKTRESEKDLLAGQLTESLARAEAAAEAAEAANQAKSTFLAAMSHDLRTPLNAIIGFSEIMKTEMMGPLPNAHYREYAADIHQSGRHLLDMIDSVLDLSRLEAGGYRLNEQPVYLVDVIDASMAMIGGAAAAKAIALKCDVAGALSPITADGRAVKQMLLNLISNAVKFSDEHAEVLILAGTTAEGGQYLSVRDFGCGMDCDALALATTAFSRGAEARDVEGFGLGLAIVKQLADAHQGELILQSAPGEGTLATILFPTGRVIDLPAAALHHQDTGLTVALSPERAMPFAPDSITIETTARTSETRSGRDRLAAALKRRGRKVANDAPLQPEEDAAAALAFEDALEAEIIEAMQADDGARRHEAANAA; encoded by the coding sequence ATGACGAACCGTGCCGAACTGATTGCCAGCCCCCGCGACGAAGCCGATACCGCCGGCGAATTCCGCGCCGCGCTTCAAAGTCTTGAGAAAAGCGCGCCCGCGATCGCGATCATGCTGGCGCTCGCCGGCTTCGGCTTTCTCTATCTCGGGCGCGACCTGATCTTCGCGGTCTGGGCGCTGGCGGCGCTGATCCTGCACGGCGTCGCGTTCCTGACCATCCGTCAGGCCGCGCGCGCGGGCGAAGATACCGCATCGGTGCGCAAATGGAACGCCCGCGTCATCGGCGCCTACTGGCTGGCAGGCGGCGCCTGGGCGCTTCTCTCCGTTCTGGAGTGCGGCGCCTGTGGCGGCGCGGCGCTGCCCTTCTTCAAGGCGTCCATGGTGATTGTCGCGCTGTCGATGATGGCGCTTGGCGCGGTCGCGCTGCCGCGCTCGGCCTGGCATGTCTTCCTGCCGGCGGTCATGGCCTTCGGCCTCGTCGCCTATCAGAGCCGCGAGCCCTTCGATATCGGCCTGGCGGCCGTGCTTGCGATCGTCATGCTGTTCATCGCCTATTTCAACCATCACATCGCCGCGAGCGAAATGGCGCTGAAAACCAGGGAAAGCGAAAAGGACCTGCTTGCCGGACAACTGACCGAAAGCCTCGCCAGGGCGGAAGCCGCGGCCGAGGCCGCCGAGGCGGCCAACCAGGCCAAATCGACCTTCCTCGCCGCCATGTCGCACGACCTGCGCACGCCGCTCAACGCGATCATCGGCTTTTCGGAAATCATGAAGACCGAGATGATGGGGCCGCTGCCAAACGCCCACTACCGCGAATATGCCGCCGACATCCATCAGTCCGGCCGGCACCTGCTCGACATGATCGACAGCGTGCTCGACCTGTCGCGGCTGGAAGCCGGCGGCTATCGGCTGAACGAGCAGCCGGTCTATCTCGTCGACGTCATCGATGCCTCGATGGCAATGATCGGCGGCGCGGCCGCGGCCAAGGCGATCGCCCTCAAATGCGATGTCGCTGGCGCGCTTTCGCCGATCACCGCCGATGGTCGGGCGGTGAAGCAGATGCTGCTCAACCTGATCTCGAATGCGGTCAAGTTTTCCGATGAACATGCCGAGGTGCTGATCCTGGCCGGCACGACCGCGGAAGGCGGCCAGTATCTCAGCGTTCGCGATTTTGGCTGCGGCATGGACTGTGATGCGCTGGCGCTTGCCACCACCGCCTTCTCGCGCGGCGCGGAGGCCCGCGATGTCGAAGGATTCGGCCTTGGCCTTGCAATCGTCAAGCAGCTTGCGGACGCCCATCAGGGCGAGTTGATCCTGCAATCCGCTCCCGGCGAGGGCACGCTCGCCACGATCCTGTTCCCCACGGGCCGGGTGATCGACCTGCCGGCAGCAGCACTCCATCACCAGGACACCGGCCTCACCGTGGCCCTGTCCCCCGAACGGGCGATGCCGTTTGCGCCCGACAGCATCACGATCGAAACCACGGCCCGGACGTCCGAAACCCGCAGCGGCCGCGACCGGCTTGCCGCGGCGCTGAAACGCCGGGGCCGCAAGGTTGCCAATGACGCGCCGCTTCAGCCTGAAGAAGACGCGGCGGCCGCCCTGGCGTTCGAAGACGCGCTTGAGGCCGAGATCATCGAAGCGATGCAGGCCGATGACGGGGCGCGCCGGCACGAGGCCGCCAATGCCGCATGA
- a CDS encoding Lrp/AsnC family transcriptional regulator → MDRLDRKILRLIQEDSTLAVADIGKKVGLSTTPCWRRIQKMEEEGVIKRRVALLDPEKVNANVTVFVAIRTNTHSVEWLKRFSEVIADFPEVLEFYRMSGEVDYLLRVVVPDIAAYDAFYKRLIAKIEIRDVSSSFAMEQIKFSTQLPLDYMKIEPARNGE, encoded by the coding sequence ATGGATCGCCTGGATAGGAAAATTTTGCGCCTCATACAGGAGGACTCGACGCTGGCGGTTGCCGATATCGGCAAGAAGGTCGGCCTTTCGACCACGCCCTGCTGGCGGCGCATCCAGAAGATGGAAGAGGAAGGCGTGATCAAGCGGCGGGTCGCGCTGCTCGACCCGGAAAAGGTCAACGCCAATGTCACCGTCTTCGTCGCGATCCGCACCAATACCCATTCGGTCGAGTGGCTGAAGCGGTTTTCCGAGGTGATCGCGGATTTCCCCGAAGTGCTGGAATTTTATCGCATGAGCGGCGAGGTCGATTATCTGCTGCGCGTGGTGGTGCCAGATATCGCGGCCTATGACGCCTTCTACAAGCGGCTGATCGCGAAGATCGAGATCCGCGACGTCTCGTCCTCCTTTGCCATGGAGCAGATCAAGTTCTCGACCCAATTGCCGCTCGACTACATGAAGATCGAGCCCGCCCGCAACGGCGAATGA
- the cobT gene encoding nicotinate-nucleotide--dimethylbenzimidazole phosphoribosyltransferase: MSDGHPFEDFRTLLDAFPKADAQILSQARKRNSVLTKPPGSLGRLEEIAMWLAAWSGRTPAVNRPMVAVFAGNHGIAARGVSAYPQAVTKQMVDNFAKGGAAINQICASVDLSLKIFDLALDHPTGDISVEPALSERDCAATMAYGMEAVAGGVDLLCLGEMGIGNTTVAAALSYGLYGGNATDWVGPGTGVEGEAYERKVALVEQAVTLHKDHLSDPLEALRRLGGRELAAIAGAIIAARMQKVPVLIDGYVATAAAAVLKAANPSALDHCMIAHVSAEPGHLKLVQKLGKTPLLALGMRLGEGTGAALAASLVKAAAACHTGMATFEEAGVSDREA, translated from the coding sequence ATGAGCGATGGACACCCATTCGAGGATTTTCGCACTTTGCTGGACGCCTTCCCCAAGGCCGACGCACAGATACTCTCTCAGGCGAGAAAACGCAACTCTGTACTTACCAAACCTCCGGGTTCGCTTGGCAGGCTGGAAGAGATCGCCATGTGGCTTGCGGCCTGGAGCGGGCGCACGCCGGCGGTCAATCGGCCCATGGTTGCTGTTTTTGCCGGCAACCACGGCATTGCCGCCAGAGGCGTTTCGGCCTACCCGCAAGCCGTCACAAAGCAGATGGTCGACAACTTCGCCAAGGGCGGCGCGGCGATCAACCAGATCTGCGCCAGCGTTGATCTCAGCCTGAAAATATTCGACCTCGCGCTCGATCACCCAACCGGCGACATCTCGGTCGAGCCGGCGCTTTCGGAGCGGGATTGCGCCGCGACCATGGCCTACGGCATGGAGGCGGTGGCCGGCGGCGTCGATCTTCTCTGCCTCGGCGAGATGGGTATCGGCAACACCACCGTCGCCGCCGCGCTCAGCTACGGGCTTTATGGCGGCAATGCTACCGACTGGGTCGGTCCGGGCACGGGTGTGGAAGGGGAAGCTTACGAACGCAAGGTCGCGCTGGTCGAGCAGGCCGTGACGCTTCACAAGGATCACCTGTCCGATCCGCTGGAAGCCTTGCGCCGCCTCGGCGGGCGGGAACTGGCGGCGATCGCCGGCGCGATCATCGCCGCGCGCATGCAGAAAGTGCCGGTGCTGATCGACGGCTATGTCGCGACCGCCGCCGCCGCCGTGCTGAAGGCCGCCAACCCCTCGGCGCTCGACCACTGCATGATCGCCCATGTCTCAGCGGAGCCGGGGCATCTGAAGCTCGTGCAGAAACTCGGCAAGACGCCGCTCTTGGCGCTCGGCATGCGGCTGGGCGAGGGCACGGGCGCGGCCCTTGCGGCGAGCCTGGTGAAGGCCGCCGCCGCCTGTCATACAGGCATGGCCACATTCGAGGAAGCCGGTGTGTCCGACCGGGAAGCGTAA
- the thrS gene encoding threonine--tRNA ligase: MSDQISLIFPDGSKRDYAAGTTGRDVAESISKSLAKKAVAIALDGELRDLADPVSDGRIEIVTRTDDRALELIRHDAAHVMAEAVQELWPGTQVTIGPVIENGFYYDFAREVPFTPEDLPKIEKKMKEIIARNAPFTKEIWSREKAKKVFAEKGEAYKVELVDAIPEGQDLKIYSQGDWFDLCRGPHMTSTGQIGNAFKLMKVAGAYWRGDSNNPMLTRIYGTAWADQKDLDAYLTFLEEAEKRDHRRLGREMNLFHFQEEGPGVVFWHSKGWRMFQSLTSYMRRRLAGEYEEVNAPQVLDTSLWKTSGHWEWYRENMFAVACADEEAEDKRVFALKPMNCPGHVQLFKHGLKSYRELPIRYAEFGVVHRYEPSGAMHGLMRVRGFTQDDAHVFCTEEQLAEECLKINDLILSVYEDFGFDEIVVKLSTRPEKRVGSDESWDHAEAIMTSVLKTIEAQSGGRIKTGILPGEGAFYGPKFEYTLKDAIGREWQCGTTQVDFNLPERFGAFYIDSTSEKKQPVMIHRAICGSLERFLGILIENHSGHMPLWFAPLQVVVATITTEADGYGEKVAKRLRDAGLSVETDFRNEKINYKVREHSVAKVPVILVCGMREAEEETVNIRRLGSRDQQSMSLDDALALLIDEATPPDLKRKRA; this comes from the coding sequence ATGTCTGACCAGATTTCCCTCATCTTTCCCGATGGCTCGAAGCGCGACTATGCCGCCGGCACGACCGGCCGCGATGTCGCCGAATCCATCTCCAAGTCGCTGGCCAAGAAGGCCGTCGCGATCGCCCTTGATGGCGAGCTGCGCGACCTCGCCGATCCGGTGAGCGATGGCCGCATCGAGATCGTCACCCGCACCGATGACCGCGCGCTGGAGCTGATCCGCCACGACGCCGCCCATGTGATGGCCGAGGCCGTGCAGGAGCTCTGGCCCGGCACCCAGGTGACCATCGGTCCGGTGATCGAAAACGGCTTTTATTACGACTTCGCCCGCGAGGTTCCGTTCACCCCGGAAGACCTGCCGAAGATCGAAAAGAAGATGAAGGAGATCATCGCCCGCAACGCGCCGTTCACCAAGGAGATCTGGTCGCGCGAAAAGGCCAAGAAGGTGTTCGCCGAAAAGGGCGAGGCCTACAAGGTCGAGCTGGTCGACGCGATCCCGGAAGGGCAGGACCTCAAGATCTATAGCCAAGGCGACTGGTTCGACCTTTGCCGCGGCCCGCACATGACCTCGACCGGCCAGATCGGCAACGCCTTCAAGCTGATGAAGGTGGCCGGCGCCTATTGGCGCGGCGACAGCAACAATCCGATGCTGACCCGCATCTATGGCACCGCCTGGGCCGACCAGAAGGATCTCGACGCCTATCTGACCTTCCTCGAGGAGGCAGAGAAACGTGACCACCGCCGCCTCGGTCGCGAGATGAACCTCTTCCATTTCCAGGAGGAGGGACCGGGCGTCGTCTTCTGGCATTCCAAGGGCTGGCGCATGTTCCAGTCGCTGACCTCCTATATGCGCCGTCGGCTTGCTGGCGAATATGAGGAGGTCAATGCGCCGCAGGTGCTCGACACCTCGCTGTGGAAGACCTCCGGCCATTGGGAATGGTATCGCGAAAACATGTTCGCCGTTGCCTGCGCCGATGAGGAGGCAGAGGACAAGCGCGTCTTCGCGCTGAAGCCGATGAACTGCCCCGGCCACGTCCAGCTCTTCAAGCATGGTCTGAAGTCCTACCGCGAACTGCCGATCCGCTATGCGGAATTCGGCGTCGTCCATCGCTACGAGCCGTCGGGCGCGATGCACGGGTTGATGCGCGTGCGCGGCTTCACGCAGGACGATGCCCATGTGTTCTGCACCGAGGAGCAGCTTGCGGAAGAATGCCTGAAGATCAACGATCTGATCCTGTCGGTTTATGAGGATTTTGGGTTCGACGAGATCGTGGTGAAGCTCTCCACGCGGCCTGAAAAGCGCGTCGGTTCCGACGAGAGCTGGGATCACGCCGAGGCGATCATGACCTCGGTGCTGAAGACCATCGAGGCGCAATCCGGCGGCCGCATCAAGACCGGCATCCTGCCGGGCGAGGGCGCGTTCTACGGACCGAAGTTCGAATATACGCTGAAGGACGCGATCGGGCGCGAATGGCAGTGCGGCACCACCCAGGTCGACTTCAACCTGCCGGAGCGCTTCGGCGCCTTCTACATCGACTCGACCTCGGAAAAGAAGCAGCCGGTGATGATCCACCGCGCGATCTGCGGTTCGCTGGAACGCTTCCTCGGCATCCTGATCGAAAACCATTCCGGCCATATGCCGCTGTGGTTCGCGCCGCTGCAGGTGGTGGTCGCCACGATCACGACCGAGGCGGATGGTTATGGCGAAAAGGTTGCCAAGCGCTTGCGCGATGCGGGACTATCGGTCGAGACCGATTTCCGTAACGAGAAGATCAACTACAAGGTTCGCGAGCACTCGGTGGCCAAGGTTCCGGTCATTCTTGTCTGCGGCATGCGCGAGGCGGAAGAGGAGACGGTCAACATCCGCCGCCTCGGCTCCCGCGACCAGCAGTCGATGTCGCTCGATGATGCGCTGGCCCTGCTGATCGACGAGGCAACGCCGCCCGACCTGAAGCGCAAGCGGGCGTAA
- a CDS encoding uracil-DNA glycosylase family protein, whose protein sequence is MRELSLTDQIELAERIAACRICRDCPQMGEPLPHEPRPVAILSPTARVLIAGQAPGLRVHETGIPFNDRSGDRLRDWMGVDRAAFYDTARFAIMPMGFCFPGYDARGSDLPPRRECAPQWRERAMAAMPQIELVLAIGMYAQKWHMGEASRKTLTETVHNWRASYFANTSPRILPLPHPSWRNTAWLKRNPWFEAEVLPELKAAVRLFAG, encoded by the coding sequence ATGAGGGAGCTTTCGCTGACAGATCAGATTGAACTTGCAGAACGGATCGCGGCCTGCCGCATCTGCCGCGACTGTCCGCAGATGGGCGAGCCGCTGCCGCATGAACCGCGCCCCGTCGCGATCCTGTCGCCGACCGCGCGGGTGCTGATCGCCGGTCAGGCCCCGGGGCTCAGGGTGCACGAGACCGGCATTCCGTTCAACGACCGTTCCGGCGACCGGCTGCGCGACTGGATGGGCGTCGATCGCGCGGCGTTTTACGACACGGCGCGTTTCGCCATCATGCCGATGGGTTTCTGTTTTCCGGGCTATGACGCGCGCGGCAGCGATCTGCCGCCGCGCCGGGAATGCGCGCCGCAATGGCGCGAGCGGGCGATGGCGGCCATGCCGCAGATCGAACTCGTGCTCGCCATCGGCATGTATGCCCAGAAATGGCATATGGGGGAGGCGAGCCGGAAGACGCTTACGGAAACCGTGCACAACTGGCGCGCCAGCTATTTCGCCAATACCAGCCCCCGCATCCTGCCGCTGCCGCATCCAAGCTGGCGCAATACCGCATGGCTGAAGCGCAACCCTTGGTTCGAAGCCGAGGTTCTGCCCGAGCTGAAGGCGGCGGTGCGGCTTTTCGCGGGGTGA